One window from the genome of Roseisolibacter agri encodes:
- a CDS encoding SCP2 sterol-binding domain-containing protein, with the protein MHRPFSQPWADAFRDAINADADYRAAASGWTWPVALLLDPADPALGYPEPVAVQVALDRGTASDARALAGDQADAAIVLGADYATWKQVVRGALEPVNAVVSGRIRLVRGSLMTLMMHVNAAKALVACAARVPTAFPDEA; encoded by the coding sequence ATGCACCGCCCCTTCTCCCAGCCCTGGGCCGACGCGTTCCGCGACGCGATCAACGCCGACGCCGACTACCGTGCCGCCGCCAGCGGCTGGACGTGGCCCGTCGCGCTGCTGCTCGATCCCGCGGACCCCGCGCTCGGCTATCCCGAGCCGGTCGCCGTGCAGGTCGCGCTCGACCGCGGCACGGCGAGCGACGCCCGCGCCCTCGCCGGCGACCAGGCCGACGCCGCCATCGTCCTCGGCGCCGACTACGCGACGTGGAAGCAGGTCGTGCGCGGCGCGCTGGAGCCCGTGAACGCCGTCGTGTCGGGGCGCATCCGCCTCGTGCGCGGCTCGCTCATGACGCTGATGATGCACGTCAACGCCGCGAAGGCGCTGGTGGCGTGCGCGGCGCGCGTGCCGACGGCGTTTCCGGACGAGGCCTGA
- a CDS encoding lysylphosphatidylglycerol synthase domain-containing protein, which translates to MSPLRWLVTALSFAATIGASVYVVWSSWPSDGASVALPWLAHLLGGGAFVLETLSRAWKIQLSARALHLPLRFGTALRVVLGGDFGAAITPARSGAEPARYLVLTEARVPAAGRLLILFAELFLEILSLAVVAIALALLFRGGGRALTGIQGLVGGYAAFVIGIGVAGMALARRNANGPPPRWAAAVGLHAGRWRTIQRSLRQLRTSVAGVREARLGMMTLALVASIAHVVARVLVLPGLVFGAVLAGQATMQVTRATAAPLVLWPLALQYGGVVAPAPGGGGFIEAAFGATLRNAIPPVLFGASLIWWRVYTFYAYVLLGGLAAGRTVLHALRRRRDPSHAASRESEEAAAHVA; encoded by the coding sequence TTGTCGCCGCTCCGCTGGCTCGTCACCGCCCTCTCGTTCGCCGCCACCATCGGCGCCTCCGTCTACGTCGTCTGGAGCAGCTGGCCCAGCGACGGCGCGAGCGTCGCGCTGCCGTGGCTCGCGCACCTGCTGGGCGGCGGGGCGTTCGTGCTGGAGACGCTGTCGCGCGCCTGGAAGATCCAGCTCAGCGCGCGCGCGCTGCACCTGCCGCTGCGCTTCGGGACCGCGCTGCGCGTCGTCCTGGGCGGCGACTTCGGGGCGGCGATCACGCCGGCGCGCTCGGGCGCGGAGCCGGCGCGCTACCTGGTGCTGACCGAGGCGCGCGTGCCGGCCGCCGGCCGGCTCCTGATCCTGTTCGCGGAGCTGTTCCTCGAGATCCTCTCGCTGGCCGTCGTCGCGATCGCGCTCGCGCTGCTGTTCCGCGGCGGCGGCCGCGCGCTGACGGGGATCCAGGGGCTCGTGGGCGGCTACGCGGCGTTCGTGATCGGGATCGGCGTGGCGGGGATGGCGCTGGCGCGCCGCAACGCCAACGGCCCGCCGCCGCGCTGGGCCGCCGCGGTGGGCCTGCACGCGGGCCGCTGGCGCACGATCCAGCGCTCGCTGCGGCAGCTGCGCACGAGCGTGGCCGGCGTGCGCGAGGCGCGCCTGGGGATGATGACGCTCGCGCTCGTGGCGTCGATCGCGCACGTGGTCGCCCGCGTGCTCGTGCTGCCGGGCCTCGTCTTCGGCGCCGTGCTGGCCGGCCAGGCGACGATGCAGGTGACGCGCGCCACCGCCGCGCCGCTCGTGCTCTGGCCGCTCGCGCTGCAGTACGGCGGCGTGGTCGCGCCCGCGCCGGGCGGCGGCGGCTTCATCGAGGCGGCGTTCGGCGCGACGCTCAGGAACGCGATCCCGCCGGTGCTGTTCGGCGCGTCGCTGATCTGGTGGCGCGTCTACACGTTCTACGCCTACGTGCTGCTCGGCGGCCTCGCCGCGGGACGCACGGTGCTCCACGCGCTGCGCCGCCGCCGCGATCCGTCGCACGCGGCGTCGCGCGAGTCGGAGGAAGCCGCCGCGCACGTCGCCTGA
- a CDS encoding ABC transporter permease, whose product MPSNTPRAPWWTRAYDLALRAFPADFRAHWGDDMRVTFADRVAHARAATGRTPWPLLARELADVCMTGCRERLRPSAPRARMLHAQDVRYAFRLLARAPGFTLLTLLVLAGGLGLSTFTFSFLHTAMLRPLPLSEGERVVRIDPQVAGRQQAIDAVDVAALRDASSGTLRTIRETGAYAGREVVLGRDEGRRIVGATVAEPALFTVARTPALYGRAMVAADADAGAEPVIVLSHRLWTAAFGADRAIVGQHVPVDGVSTRVIGVMPERFGFPVASEAWVPMPASTLATTQPGLQSVRLVGRLAPGATHDAAAAEVGLRLRRAIAARDTSVRGETVAALVESFPAAQFGEDRALIFTALNGVAAMILLLALVNVTNLLIARANERIRETAVRLALGASTGRLAMQGMWETVILCVGGGILGTAGAAWGLAAITRWTRANMEENLAFWWVWRMDHVTLLCAGAFVTLAIAVLGGVVSLRTTRTNVREVMQDGSARSGSRRDGRLSRILVGLQVTTVTVLMFAGVMAGVMAQRVVTLDAGFDTARLLQGGIAPPVARYGTPAQRAAVYRDVHARLTEQPALDGVLLRRTLAEQPSEAGRFTFRDARANGVAPSAFVVAALGDFATIGVKVVEGRALVASDDAEHAPVAVISRALAAKHWRGRSPVGDQLRLLGTGDTTRFLTIVGVASDVPYGNPLSRDRSAEAVYVPLQQTDAEYAPFLARYRESEVAGRQALLQAFAQVDPLLVPDTVQPFAEVLARLGMIATATSKLFAACFAFALLLALAGTYGLMSRAIGLRTREIGVRRALGASEGSVARLLLRQGGRQLGVGTLAAAPILAAIGAGFMYAFPISGWLTLTAGAVVSASVLSLVLAATSVPIRAVLRVTPRMALWRE is encoded by the coding sequence ATGCCGTCCAACACGCCGCGCGCGCCCTGGTGGACGCGCGCCTACGACCTCGCCCTGCGCGCCTTTCCCGCCGACTTCCGCGCGCACTGGGGCGACGACATGCGCGTGACGTTCGCCGATCGCGTCGCGCATGCGCGCGCCGCCACCGGCCGCACGCCATGGCCCCTCCTCGCCCGCGAGCTCGCCGACGTCTGCATGACCGGCTGCCGCGAGCGCCTCCGTCCCTCCGCTCCGAGAGCGCGCATGCTGCACGCGCAGGACGTCCGCTACGCCTTCCGCCTGCTCGCGCGGGCGCCGGGCTTCACGCTCCTCACGCTGCTGGTCCTCGCGGGCGGGCTGGGGTTGAGCACCTTCACCTTCTCCTTCCTGCACACGGCGATGCTGCGACCGCTCCCGCTGAGCGAGGGCGAGCGCGTCGTGCGCATCGATCCGCAGGTCGCCGGCCGGCAGCAGGCGATCGACGCGGTGGACGTGGCGGCACTGCGCGACGCGTCGAGCGGTACACTGCGCACCATTCGGGAGACCGGCGCGTACGCGGGCCGCGAGGTCGTGCTGGGCCGCGACGAGGGACGGCGCATCGTCGGCGCGACGGTGGCCGAGCCGGCGCTGTTCACGGTGGCGCGCACGCCGGCGCTGTACGGCCGCGCGATGGTGGCCGCGGACGCCGACGCGGGCGCGGAGCCGGTGATCGTGCTCTCGCACCGCCTGTGGACGGCGGCGTTCGGCGCCGACCGCGCGATCGTCGGCCAGCACGTGCCGGTCGACGGCGTGAGCACGCGCGTGATCGGCGTGATGCCCGAGCGCTTCGGCTTCCCGGTCGCGTCCGAGGCGTGGGTGCCGATGCCCGCGAGCACGCTGGCGACGACGCAGCCCGGCCTGCAGTCGGTGCGCCTCGTCGGCCGTCTGGCGCCGGGCGCCACGCACGATGCGGCGGCCGCCGAGGTGGGGCTGCGCCTGCGGCGCGCGATCGCGGCGCGCGACACGTCGGTGCGCGGCGAGACGGTCGCCGCGCTGGTGGAGTCGTTCCCCGCCGCGCAGTTCGGCGAGGACCGCGCGCTGATCTTCACGGCGCTCAACGGCGTCGCGGCGATGATCCTGCTGCTCGCGCTCGTGAACGTCACCAACCTGCTGATCGCGCGCGCCAACGAGCGCATTCGCGAGACGGCCGTGCGCCTCGCCCTCGGCGCCTCCACCGGGCGGCTGGCGATGCAGGGGATGTGGGAGACGGTGATCCTCTGCGTCGGCGGCGGCATCCTCGGCACCGCGGGCGCGGCGTGGGGCCTAGCGGCGATCACGCGCTGGACGCGCGCCAACATGGAGGAGAACCTCGCCTTCTGGTGGGTGTGGCGGATGGACCACGTCACGCTGCTCTGCGCCGGCGCGTTCGTCACGCTCGCGATCGCGGTGCTCGGCGGCGTCGTGTCGCTGCGCACCACGCGCACCAACGTCCGCGAGGTGATGCAGGACGGCAGCGCGCGCTCCGGCTCGCGGCGCGACGGGCGGCTGTCGCGCATCCTCGTGGGCCTGCAGGTGACGACGGTGACGGTGCTGATGTTCGCCGGCGTGATGGCGGGCGTGATGGCGCAGCGCGTCGTGACGCTGGACGCGGGCTTCGACACCGCGCGCCTGCTGCAGGGCGGCATCGCGCCGCCGGTGGCGCGCTACGGCACGCCCGCGCAGCGTGCGGCGGTCTACCGCGACGTGCACGCGCGCCTCACGGAGCAGCCGGCGCTCGACGGCGTGCTGCTGCGGCGCACGCTGGCCGAGCAGCCCTCCGAGGCGGGACGCTTCACCTTCCGGGACGCGCGCGCGAACGGTGTGGCGCCGAGCGCGTTCGTGGTCGCGGCGCTGGGCGACTTCGCCACCATCGGCGTGAAGGTCGTGGAGGGGCGCGCGCTCGTCGCGAGCGACGATGCGGAGCATGCGCCGGTCGCGGTCATCAGCCGCGCGCTCGCCGCGAAGCACTGGCGCGGGCGCTCGCCGGTCGGCGACCAGCTGCGGCTCCTGGGCACGGGCGACACGACGCGCTTCCTGACGATCGTCGGCGTCGCGAGCGACGTCCCGTACGGCAACCCGCTGTCGCGCGACCGCAGCGCCGAGGCGGTGTACGTGCCGCTGCAGCAGACGGACGCGGAGTACGCGCCGTTCCTCGCGCGCTACCGCGAGAGCGAGGTGGCGGGCCGCCAGGCGCTGCTGCAGGCCTTCGCGCAGGTGGATCCGCTGCTGGTGCCGGACACGGTGCAGCCGTTCGCCGAGGTGCTGGCGCGGCTCGGCATGATCGCGACGGCGACGTCGAAGCTGTTCGCCGCCTGCTTCGCGTTCGCGCTGCTGCTCGCGCTGGCGGGGACGTACGGGCTGATGTCGCGCGCGATCGGGCTCCGCACGCGCGAGATCGGCGTGCGGCGCGCGCTCGGCGCATCGGAGGGGAGCGTCGCGCGGCTGCTGCTGCGGCAGGGCGGCCGGCAGCTGGGCGTGGGGACGCTGGCCGCGGCGCCGATCCTGGCGGCGATCGGAGCGGGCTTCATGTACGCCTTCCCGATCAGCGGCTGGCTGACGCTGACGGCGGGCGCGGTGGTCTCGGCGTCGGTGCTGTCGCTGGTGCTGGCGGCGACCTCGGTGCCGATCCGGGCGGTGCTGCGGGTGACGCCGCGGATGGCGCTGTGGCGGGAGTGA
- a CDS encoding PadR family transcriptional regulator, which translates to MRPIEFEILLSLAAGTRHGYAIIQDIEARGDGAVQVETGTLYRALQRLVEQGLVSPTAPRADADDDERRRYYAITADGRRAASAEAARMAALVDRARATRLIPGST; encoded by the coding sequence ATGCGCCCCATCGAGTTCGAGATCCTGCTGTCCCTCGCCGCGGGGACCCGGCACGGCTACGCGATCATCCAGGACATCGAGGCCCGCGGCGACGGGGCCGTCCAGGTCGAGACCGGGACGCTCTACCGGGCGCTCCAGCGGCTCGTCGAGCAGGGGCTGGTCTCGCCCACCGCGCCGCGCGCCGACGCGGACGACGACGAGCGGCGCCGCTACTACGCCATCACGGCCGACGGGCGTCGCGCCGCGTCGGCCGAGGCGGCCCGGATGGCCGCGCTGGTGGACCGCGCGCGCGCGACGCGGCTGATCCCCGGGAGCACCTGA
- a CDS encoding chorismate mutase has translation MSTDAGEAPAAALARLRQEIEAVDAQLVALVAARTRLAADIGAAKRALGRPTLDPVREAAVVRRAAELARDAGLADEEAVRAIFWQLMALARRAQE, from the coding sequence ATGAGCACCGACGCGGGCGAGGCCCCGGCGGCCGCGCTCGCGCGGCTGCGGCAGGAGATCGAGGCGGTGGACGCACAGCTGGTGGCGCTGGTGGCCGCGCGCACGCGCCTCGCCGCCGACATCGGCGCGGCGAAGCGCGCGCTCGGCCGTCCCACGCTGGACCCGGTGCGCGAGGCGGCGGTCGTGCGCCGCGCGGCCGAGCTGGCGCGCGACGCCGGCCTCGCGGACGAGGAGGCCGTGCGGGCGATCTTCTGGCAGCTGATGGCGCTCGCGCGGCGCGCGCAGGAGTGA
- the aroF gene encoding 3-deoxy-7-phosphoheptulonate synthase translates to MLVVTTPDITPAQLDAIREHVEAAGLRTHVIRGEQRIVVGCIGDDAALVEDGLAAMPGVESVTPVLKPYKLAAREFSAGPTHVRLGSAARPVIVGGDALTVIAGPCSVEGEAMLLETAHAVRAAGAVALRGGAFKPRTSPYAFQGLGREALVMLAEARARTGLPVVTEVMDPRLVELVAEHADVLQIGARNMQNFALLSEVGRVQRPVLLKRGPSATIAELLMAAEYVMAQGNRDVILCERGIKGWDPATRNTFDVAAVPVLKAETHLPVLVDPSHAAGRADLVPALSCAALAAGADGLIIEVHPSPAEARSDGPQSLDLPAFDALMARLRPFAAAAGRTLPAAELAQVAEVAA, encoded by the coding sequence ATGCTCGTCGTCACCACGCCCGACATCACTCCCGCGCAGCTCGACGCCATCCGCGAGCACGTCGAGGCCGCGGGGCTGCGCACCCACGTCATCCGCGGCGAGCAGCGCATCGTCGTCGGCTGCATCGGCGACGACGCCGCGCTCGTCGAGGACGGCCTGGCCGCGATGCCCGGCGTCGAGTCGGTGACGCCGGTGCTCAAGCCGTACAAGCTCGCCGCGCGCGAGTTCTCCGCCGGCCCCACGCACGTGCGACTGGGCAGCGCCGCGCGACCGGTGATCGTCGGCGGCGACGCGCTCACCGTCATCGCGGGCCCGTGCTCGGTGGAAGGCGAGGCGATGCTGCTCGAGACGGCGCATGCCGTGCGCGCCGCGGGTGCGGTCGCGCTGCGCGGCGGCGCCTTCAAGCCGCGCACGTCGCCGTACGCGTTCCAGGGGCTCGGCCGCGAGGCGCTGGTGATGCTGGCCGAGGCGCGCGCGCGCACGGGGCTGCCCGTCGTCACGGAGGTGATGGACCCGCGCCTCGTGGAGCTGGTCGCGGAGCACGCCGACGTGCTGCAGATCGGCGCGCGCAACATGCAGAACTTCGCGCTGCTCTCGGAGGTGGGGCGCGTGCAGCGTCCCGTGCTCCTCAAGCGCGGCCCCAGCGCGACGATCGCCGAGCTGCTGATGGCGGCGGAGTACGTGATGGCGCAGGGGAACCGCGACGTGATCCTGTGCGAGCGCGGCATCAAGGGCTGGGACCCGGCGACGCGCAACACCTTCGACGTCGCGGCGGTGCCGGTGCTGAAGGCGGAGACGCACCTGCCCGTGCTCGTCGATCCGAGCCACGCGGCGGGGCGCGCGGACCTCGTGCCCGCGCTCTCGTGCGCGGCGCTCGCCGCGGGCGCGGACGGCCTGATCATCGAGGTGCATCCCTCCCCTGCGGAGGCACGGAGCGACGGCCCGCAGTCGCTCGACCTGCCGGCGTTCGACGCGCTGATGGCGCGCCTGCGCCCGTTCGCCGCGGCGGCGGGGCGCACGCTGCCCGCCGCGGAGCTCGCGCAGGTCGCGGAGGTGGCCGCATGA